One Sporomusaceae bacterium ACPt DNA window includes the following coding sequences:
- the cggR gene encoding Central glycolytic genes regulator yields MDKIIQLQRKIAPELTQIIEARYNLLRQIQHTQPVGRRALATMLNMGERVVRANVDWLKAAGLVEFSQLGMSVTFEGQTMLADLAEYIRMLHGLAALEDELAERLNLKKVIIIPGDSEADSAVKRELGRAAAGVLGQHLGDNMIVAVSGGSTMAKVAEAVNFSVPSTTVVPARGGLGEVVEYQANTIAAVMAGKLGGRYRLLHIPDGVSEETLEVILAGDANLKAVADMIKQADILVYGIGEAAEMAARRGVPQATIAEIERRGAVAEALGQYCSLSGEIVYVTSSIGLRLDDLAGIGKVIAVAGGSAKAKAILAVAGTGAQHVLVTDEAAARAIQFIINTNNI; encoded by the coding sequence ATGGATAAAATTATTCAGCTGCAGCGCAAAATTGCGCCTGAACTAACGCAAATTATTGAAGCAAGATACAATCTCCTGCGCCAGATTCAACATACCCAGCCGGTTGGCCGGCGGGCGCTGGCAACCATGCTGAATATGGGGGAGCGGGTGGTCAGAGCCAATGTCGATTGGCTGAAAGCCGCCGGTTTGGTTGAGTTTTCACAATTGGGGATGAGCGTTACTTTTGAAGGGCAAACAATGTTGGCTGATTTAGCCGAGTATATCCGCATGTTACATGGTTTAGCGGCGCTTGAGGATGAATTGGCCGAGCGGCTCAATCTCAAGAAGGTAATTATTATTCCGGGCGACAGTGAAGCCGACAGCGCTGTCAAACGTGAACTTGGCCGTGCTGCGGCAGGTGTACTTGGACAACATCTGGGAGATAATATGATTGTCGCTGTAAGCGGTGGTTCGACCATGGCCAAAGTGGCGGAAGCTGTTAATTTCAGCGTTCCGTCGACCACGGTTGTGCCGGCCAGGGGCGGTTTGGGCGAGGTTGTTGAGTATCAGGCCAATACCATTGCGGCCGTTATGGCCGGCAAGCTGGGCGGGCGTTACCGGTTGCTCCACATACCGGACGGAGTCAGTGAGGAAACACTTGAAGTCATATTGGCCGGCGATGCCAACCTCAAGGCTGTGGCTGACATGATTAAGCAGGCTGATATTTTGGTGTACGGCATCGGCGAGGCGGCTGAAATGGCCGCAAGACGCGGTGTGCCGCAGGCCACAATTGCTGAAATTGAACGCCGGGGGGCGGTTGCCGAAGCATTGGGGCAATACTGTTCACTATCCGGGGAAATTGTGTATGTTACCAGCAGTATCGGTTTAAGGCTGGATGACTTAGCCGGGATCGGCAAGGTAATTGCCGTGGCCGGCGGCAGCGCTAAAGCAAAAGCTATTTTGGCGGTAGCCGGGACAGGCGCTCAACATGTGCTGGTTACTGACGAAGCGGCGGCCAGGGCCATTCAGTTCATTATAAACACAAATAATATTTAG
- the rpoN gene encoding RNA polymerase sigma-54 factor, translating into MQMDYGLKLETTQKLIMTPQLRQAIAILQLPAMELAAMVEKELLENPVLETDVGDTGNEPEGETTAGDYDTQADTDDWLEYLLNDTISGGNQPEAGEAAQRRELAGAENVSLQDYLEMQLHFAVFNCKHLTIGKYLIGCIDDNGYLCGTTGEAAAHLGVSEALVTDVLKIIQTFDPVGVGARSLQECLLIQLEQKAAGHVNREISLAAAIIGEYLDQVACGRYKQIADKLSCSTHEVQQAVDIIRTLDPKPGRAYGGGQPGYIVPDVTVERLNNSYIIHINDNHVPQLSINPYYRQVIREADSEARKYVEGRINSAVWLIKSIEQRRRTLYNVTEAIVNLQRGFFDHGPKFLRPLTMKKVAEQIGVHESTVSRATANKYMSTPHGLFGMHTFFTSGVQSADGEDVSASRVKRELKELVQAENPSRPLSDQAIAGLLNKRGIVVSRRTVTKYREELGILASSKRKRY; encoded by the coding sequence ATGCAAATGGATTACGGACTTAAGCTGGAAACAACGCAAAAATTAATCATGACGCCCCAACTCCGCCAGGCAATTGCTATTTTACAGCTTCCGGCCATGGAGCTGGCGGCGATGGTTGAAAAAGAACTGCTGGAAAACCCGGTACTTGAGACTGACGTCGGCGATACGGGGAATGAGCCTGAGGGTGAGACAACAGCTGGGGACTATGATACTCAGGCTGACACGGACGACTGGCTTGAATATTTGTTAAATGACACGATCTCCGGCGGTAATCAGCCGGAGGCCGGCGAAGCCGCCCAGCGGCGTGAACTGGCCGGCGCCGAGAATGTGTCGCTGCAAGACTATTTGGAAATGCAACTGCATTTTGCTGTGTTTAACTGCAAACATTTGACTATTGGCAAATATCTGATTGGTTGTATTGACGACAACGGTTATTTATGCGGGACAACCGGGGAAGCTGCGGCACATTTGGGGGTATCTGAGGCGCTGGTGACCGATGTCCTCAAGATTATTCAAACTTTTGACCCGGTCGGCGTGGGGGCGCGCAGTCTGCAGGAATGCCTGCTTATTCAACTGGAGCAAAAGGCAGCAGGGCATGTTAACCGGGAAATCAGCCTGGCGGCGGCTATTATTGGTGAGTACCTTGATCAAGTTGCCTGCGGCCGTTATAAGCAGATTGCCGACAAACTGAGCTGCTCCACGCACGAGGTCCAGCAGGCCGTTGATATCATCCGCACGCTCGACCCTAAACCGGGACGGGCCTATGGCGGCGGCCAGCCGGGATACATTGTGCCTGATGTTACGGTTGAACGTCTGAATAATTCTTATATAATTCACATAAATGATAATCATGTACCGCAATTGTCGATTAATCCTTATTACCGTCAGGTTATCCGGGAAGCCGACAGTGAAGCCCGGAAATATGTCGAAGGCCGCATCAACTCAGCCGTTTGGCTGATAAAAAGCATTGAGCAGCGCCGCCGTACGTTATATAACGTGACTGAAGCCATTGTCAACCTGCAGCGCGGTTTTTTTGACCACGGCCCCAAGTTTCTGCGTCCGCTCACTATGAAAAAAGTAGCTGAACAAATTGGTGTTCACGAATCAACAGTAAGCCGGGCTACAGCTAATAAATATATGTCCACTCCTCATGGTCTGTTTGGCATGCATACCTTTTTCACTTCCGGCGTCCAAAGCGCTGACGGTGAAGACGTTTCTGCCAGCCGGGTAAAACGCGAATTGAAAGAACTGGTGCAGGCTGAAAACCCATCCCGGCCACTGAGCGACCAGGCAATTGCCGGTTTACTCAACAAGCGTGGTATTGTCGTCTCCCGCCGCACGGTAACCAAGTACCGGGAAGAGCTAGGCATATTAGCGTCAAGTAAACGCAAACGTTATTAG
- the hypF gene encoding Carbamoyltransferase HypF, with amino-acid sequence MTYFAVRIHITGIVQGVGFRPFVYNLAGKYEINGWVTNNASGVTIEAEGYPAALDGFITALKTQAPPLAVIETITVKTAPVSGYTGFTIKTSEEGQAKTALISPDVAICDNCLNELLNPADRRYRYPFINCTDCGPRYTIIKDIPYDRHATTMDNFVMCQACRAEYENPANRRFHAQPNACPVCGPAYRLTDRTGQLLADNSRDVFRAARERVAHGAIVAIKGIGGYHLAVNARDGTAVARLRARKVREDKPFAVMAGSMAAITAECMVSAADGQLLQSAARPIVLLAKGAGYSLADGIAPGNRYIGVMLPYAPVHYLLLEAQDIWGMTSGNASDEPIAYEDADAVERLKDIADCFLIHNRDIYCRADDSVVRTVFDQPYFIRRSRGYVPAPVGLARAMPPVLAVGGELKNTFCLTRGKQAFLSAHNGDLENLPTYQSYIAAIEHFKKLVNVTPQIAACDLHPEYLSTKYAAALDLPKVAVQHHHAHIAAVMAEHNLDGPVIGIAFDGTGYGPDGTLWGGEFLVADLKDYRRLGHLAYMPLPGGAKAIKEPWRMAVWLLNELYGQDFVRLNLPLARNLPAGWELVLAAVEKGLNTPLSSGAGRLFDVAAALLGIRQVINYEGQAAVELELAAQGLTGKVLPYSAGEVGDTWELDFKPVFAALCQALRQGAAVPQLAADFHATLAAAIVAVAGKIGNATKLNRVVLSGGVFQNVTLLTQVVRMLEQHSFTIYLHRLTPPNDGGLALGQAIVAGERSR; translated from the coding sequence ATGACTTATTTCGCTGTTCGCATTCATATAACCGGTATCGTCCAAGGGGTGGGGTTCCGCCCCTTTGTCTATAACTTGGCCGGAAAGTATGAGATAAACGGCTGGGTGACCAACAACGCCAGCGGGGTTACGATTGAAGCGGAAGGCTATCCCGCCGCTCTTGACGGTTTTATCACCGCGCTGAAAACTCAGGCGCCGCCGTTGGCCGTTATTGAAACAATAACAGTCAAAACCGCTCCTGTCAGCGGCTATACCGGCTTTACCATCAAGACGAGTGAGGAAGGTCAGGCCAAGACGGCCCTGATATCACCTGATGTCGCAATTTGTGACAATTGCCTAAATGAGCTGTTAAATCCGGCTGACCGGCGTTACCGTTATCCGTTTATCAATTGCACCGACTGCGGGCCGCGTTATACCATTATTAAAGATATCCCCTATGACCGGCACGCTACTACTATGGACAATTTTGTCATGTGTCAGGCTTGTCGGGCTGAATATGAAAACCCGGCCAACCGCCGCTTTCACGCCCAGCCCAATGCTTGCCCGGTGTGCGGCCCGGCCTATCGCCTGACTGACAGAACCGGTCAGTTGTTGGCTGATAACAGCCGGGACGTGTTTCGGGCAGCCAGAGAGCGGGTGGCTCATGGTGCTATTGTCGCCATCAAGGGAATTGGCGGCTATCATCTGGCGGTCAATGCCCGGGACGGGACGGCCGTTGCCCGCTTAAGAGCGCGGAAGGTGCGGGAGGATAAGCCGTTTGCCGTGATGGCCGGCAGTATGGCGGCTATCACGGCAGAGTGCATGGTGTCGGCTGCTGACGGGCAACTGCTGCAGAGCGCCGCCCGGCCGATTGTGCTGCTGGCCAAAGGGGCCGGCTACAGTCTGGCTGACGGTATAGCCCCAGGCAACCGGTATATCGGGGTCATGCTGCCTTATGCCCCAGTGCACTATTTGCTGCTGGAAGCACAGGATATCTGGGGCATGACCAGCGGTAACGCCAGTGACGAGCCGATTGCCTATGAAGATGCCGATGCCGTAGAGCGGCTCAAAGATATTGCCGACTGCTTTCTCATCCATAACCGGGACATTTACTGCCGGGCCGACGATTCGGTTGTCCGGACGGTTTTTGATCAGCCCTATTTTATTCGCCGCAGCCGGGGCTATGTCCCGGCGCCGGTCGGCCTGGCGCGGGCTATGCCGCCGGTCTTGGCCGTTGGCGGCGAATTGAAAAACACCTTTTGCCTGACCCGGGGCAAGCAGGCATTTCTTAGTGCCCACAACGGCGATCTGGAAAATTTGCCTACCTATCAATCCTATATTGCGGCCATTGAGCACTTTAAAAAACTGGTAAATGTTACACCGCAAATTGCCGCTTGTGACCTTCATCCCGAATACTTGTCAACAAAATATGCGGCGGCGCTTGATTTGCCCAAAGTGGCCGTCCAGCACCATCATGCCCATATTGCAGCGGTAATGGCCGAGCATAACCTTGACGGACCTGTTATCGGCATTGCCTTTGACGGCACCGGTTATGGCCCGGACGGTACGCTGTGGGGCGGCGAGTTTTTGGTAGCTGACTTGAAAGATTACCGCCGGCTGGGGCATCTGGCCTATATGCCGCTGCCGGGCGGGGCGAAAGCCATCAAAGAGCCGTGGCGAATGGCCGTCTGGTTACTTAACGAACTGTACGGTCAGGATTTTGTCCGGCTTAATTTGCCACTTGCGCGCAACCTGCCGGCCGGCTGGGAACTGGTGCTGGCCGCAGTTGAAAAAGGCCTGAACACGCCGCTGTCATCCGGTGCCGGCCGGCTGTTTGACGTGGCGGCTGCGCTGCTGGGCATCAGGCAGGTCATTAATTACGAGGGGCAAGCGGCAGTTGAACTGGAACTGGCCGCCCAGGGGCTGACCGGGAAGGTGTTACCGTATAGTGCGGGTGAGGTGGGCGATACCTGGGAGCTTGATTTTAAACCGGTATTTGCCGCTCTCTGTCAGGCCCTCCGGCAAGGAGCAGCCGTGCCGCAGCTTGCCGCCGATTTTCATGCGACACTGGCTGCTGCCATTGTCGCGGTTGCCGGTAAAATCGGTAACGCCACCAAGCTTAACCGGGTGGTTTTGAGTGGCGGCGTTTTCCAGAATGTCACACTGTTGACGCAAGTTGTCAGAATGCTCGAACAACACAGTTTCACTATCTATCTTCACCGGTTGACACCGCCTAACGACGGCGGCCTGGCGCTCGGCCAGGCCATTGTTGCCGGGGAAAGGAGCAGGTAA
- the gap gene encoding Glyceraldehyde-3-phosphate dehydrogenase, with amino-acid sequence MTIKVGINGFGRIGRNVFRAAMNNPQFEIVAVNDLTDAKTLAHLLKYDSVHGTMNAEVKAVDGGIEVNGKTVKVLAEKDPASLPWKDMGVDIVVESTGRFTEKDKAMAHIKAGAKKVIISAPAKNEDITIVMGVNQDKYDPASHHVISNASCTTNCLAPFAKVLHEKFGIKSGLMTTVHAYTNDQNILDLPHKDLRRARAAAMSIIPTTTGAAKAVALVLPELKGKLNGFALRVPTPNVSITDLVAQLEKPATVDAVNAALKEAAQGELKGIMAFSEEQLVSKDYNGNAHSSIVDAPSTMMVGDNLVKVVAWYDNEWGYSNRVVDLIGYIIGKGL; translated from the coding sequence ATGACTATTAAAGTGGGTATTAACGGTTTTGGACGTATCGGCCGGAATGTTTTCCGGGCAGCAATGAACAATCCGCAGTTTGAAATCGTTGCTGTAAACGACCTGACTGACGCTAAAACTCTAGCTCATCTTTTGAAATATGACTCTGTCCACGGCACCATGAATGCTGAGGTCAAAGCCGTTGACGGCGGCATCGAAGTTAACGGCAAAACCGTTAAAGTCCTTGCGGAGAAAGATCCGGCCAGCCTGCCCTGGAAGGATATGGGGGTTGATATTGTTGTTGAGTCAACCGGCCGGTTTACTGAAAAAGACAAAGCTATGGCCCATATTAAAGCCGGCGCCAAAAAAGTAATTATTTCCGCTCCGGCCAAAAATGAAGACATCACCATTGTTATGGGCGTAAACCAGGATAAATACGATCCGGCCAGCCATCACGTAATTTCCAACGCTTCCTGCACCACCAACTGCCTGGCGCCGTTCGCCAAAGTGCTGCATGAAAAGTTCGGCATCAAGTCCGGGTTAATGACTACCGTTCATGCTTATACCAACGACCAAAACATTCTTGACCTGCCGCACAAAGACCTGCGCCGCGCCCGCGCCGCCGCCATGTCCATTATCCCGACGACAACCGGCGCCGCCAAAGCTGTTGCCCTGGTACTGCCTGAACTCAAAGGCAAACTGAATGGCTTTGCCCTGCGCGTGCCTACACCTAATGTATCCATTACTGACCTGGTAGCTCAACTGGAAAAACCCGCCACCGTTGACGCGGTCAACGCCGCCCTGAAAGAAGCCGCTCAAGGTGAACTCAAAGGTATTATGGCCTTCTCCGAAGAACAGCTTGTTTCCAAAGACTATAACGGCAATGCTCATTCTTCCATCGTTGACGCTCCTTCAACCATGATGGTAGGCGACAACCTGGTCAAAGTTGTCGCCTGGTATGACAATGAATGGGGTTACTCCAACCGTGTTGTCGATCTCATCGGCTACATCATCGGCAAAGGACTGTAA
- the hybG gene encoding Hydrogenase maturation factor HybG, with protein sequence MCLAVPAKIIDRTEFMATVDSDGVTRQVSLMLLPDAAVGDYVLIHAGFAIQSIDEEEAKRTLELFKEIERYAADS encoded by the coding sequence ATGTGTCTGGCCGTTCCTGCCAAAATCATTGACCGTACGGAATTTATGGCGACAGTCGATAGCGACGGCGTAACCCGTCAGGTCAGCCTCATGCTGCTGCCTGACGCGGCTGTTGGCGATTATGTTTTGATTCATGCCGGTTTTGCCATTCAGAGTATTGATGAAGAAGAAGCTAAGCGAACACTGGAATTGTTTAAGGAGATTGAACGGTATGCGGCTGACAGTTGA
- the pgk gene encoding Phosphoglycerate kinase: MNKKSLNDVWVSGKKVLVRVDYNVPMDKQGKITDDTRIRATIPTLEFLLAKNAAIILASHLGRPKGKVAPEFSLRPVAQKLSQLLYGREILFAPDCVGPEAEKMAAELKPGQILMLENLRFHAEEEKNDPEFAKQLAGLAELLVNDAFGVSHRAHASVHGITRYIPAVSGFLMDRELLFLGQAVTAPSRPFVAIIGGAKVSDKIGVIENLLSKVDTLIIGGGMANTFLAAQGYQTGKSLVEGDKVDLAKELMATAKTKGVNLLLPEDVVVADKFAADADRKTVAVDQIPAEWMALDIGPATADKFAQALKGAKTVVWNGPMGVFEFDAFAVGTEAVAKAVAASGAKSIVGGGDSVAALEKLNLAAKITHISTGGGASLEFLEGKELPGIAALADK, encoded by the coding sequence GTGAATAAAAAAAGCTTAAATGACGTCTGGGTATCTGGCAAAAAAGTGCTGGTGCGGGTTGACTACAACGTGCCCATGGATAAACAAGGCAAAATTACTGATGACACCCGTATCCGCGCCACTATTCCCACACTGGAATTTTTGCTGGCGAAAAACGCCGCGATAATTTTGGCCAGCCATTTGGGCCGTCCCAAAGGTAAGGTAGCGCCCGAGTTTTCCCTCAGGCCTGTTGCCCAAAAGTTGTCTCAATTGCTGTATGGCCGGGAAATACTGTTTGCCCCTGACTGTGTTGGCCCGGAAGCTGAAAAAATGGCGGCTGAACTTAAGCCCGGCCAGATTCTCATGCTGGAAAATTTGCGGTTTCATGCCGAAGAAGAAAAGAACGACCCGGAATTTGCCAAACAACTTGCCGGTCTGGCCGAACTCTTAGTCAATGATGCTTTTGGCGTATCCCACCGTGCCCATGCTTCAGTGCATGGCATTACCCGATATATTCCGGCCGTATCCGGTTTCCTCATGGACCGGGAACTTTTGTTCTTAGGTCAGGCCGTTACCGCCCCATCCCGTCCGTTTGTTGCCATTATCGGCGGCGCTAAAGTTTCGGACAAAATCGGGGTCATTGAAAACCTGCTTAGCAAAGTTGACACCCTGATTATCGGCGGCGGCATGGCTAACACCTTCCTGGCCGCTCAGGGCTATCAAACCGGTAAGTCGCTGGTTGAGGGGGATAAGGTGGACTTGGCCAAAGAACTGATGGCAACAGCCAAAACTAAAGGCGTCAACCTGCTGCTGCCTGAAGATGTTGTTGTAGCCGATAAATTTGCCGCTGACGCTGACCGGAAAACGGTGGCAGTTGATCAAATCCCGGCCGAATGGATGGCGCTGGATATCGGTCCGGCTACCGCCGATAAATTCGCTCAGGCCTTGAAGGGGGCTAAAACAGTGGTATGGAACGGGCCTATGGGTGTGTTCGAGTTTGACGCGTTTGCCGTAGGCACTGAAGCCGTGGCTAAGGCGGTAGCGGCATCTGGCGCCAAAAGCATTGTCGGTGGCGGTGATTCGGTGGCGGCGCTTGAAAAACTCAACCTTGCCGCGAAAATTACGCATATTTCCACCGGCGGCGGCGCGTCGCTGGAGTTTTTAGAAGGCAAAGAACTGCCCGGCATTGCCGCACTGGCCGATAAGTAA
- the hypD gene encoding Hydrogenase maturation factor HypD: protein MRLTVEETGRAARFFADGIKRMASRPVRIMEVCGTHTVAIFRAGIRQLLPPEVELVSGPGCPVCVTPNEYIDTAIACSRCPDTVIATFGDMLRVPGSQSSLMAEKAQGADIRIVYSPLDSLRIARENPGKKVVFLAVGFETTAPTAAATVLQAEQQGLENFFVLSAHKLAPPALKAILAAPDSRIDGFLLPGHTAAISGLAPYRFVAEEHRVPAVVTGFEALDILQAIYLLLKQIAAGQPVLVNQYRRVVKSAGNPAAMRVLNQVYRPVDTVWRGFGVIAGSGLRLTAAYERYDAAAALPLVKAVSREPAGCRCGEVLRGLIVPAGCPHFGQSCTPEHPVGACMVSVEGACAAWYKYGQGRWHYE from the coding sequence ATGCGGCTGACAGTTGAGGAGACAGGCCGGGCTGCCAGGTTTTTCGCGGACGGGATTAAGCGCATGGCAAGCCGCCCGGTGCGCATTATGGAAGTGTGCGGCACGCACACGGTGGCCATCTTCCGGGCAGGTATCCGCCAGCTATTGCCGCCGGAGGTTGAGCTGGTCAGCGGTCCGGGCTGTCCGGTATGTGTCACGCCTAATGAATATATTGACACAGCCATTGCCTGCAGCCGTTGTCCGGATACCGTTATTGCCACCTTTGGCGACATGCTCAGGGTACCGGGATCACAATCAAGTCTTATGGCCGAAAAGGCGCAAGGCGCCGATATCCGCATTGTCTATTCGCCGTTGGACAGTTTACGTATCGCCCGGGAAAATCCCGGGAAAAAAGTGGTTTTTCTGGCGGTAGGTTTTGAGACAACCGCGCCGACGGCGGCGGCTACCGTACTGCAGGCTGAGCAGCAGGGCCTGGAAAATTTTTTTGTCCTGTCGGCTCACAAGCTGGCGCCGCCGGCGCTTAAAGCCATCTTAGCCGCACCGGACAGCCGGATCGACGGTTTTTTGCTGCCAGGGCATACTGCCGCCATAAGCGGTTTAGCCCCATACCGGTTTGTCGCTGAAGAGCACAGGGTGCCGGCGGTGGTCACCGGCTTTGAGGCGCTTGACATTTTGCAGGCCATCTATTTACTGCTGAAGCAAATTGCTGCCGGTCAGCCTGTCCTCGTCAATCAATACCGGCGGGTGGTCAAGTCTGCAGGCAACCCGGCGGCCATGCGGGTGTTAAACCAGGTATACCGGCCGGTCGATACTGTCTGGCGGGGATTTGGCGTTATCGCCGGTTCGGGTCTTAGGTTAACGGCCGCATATGAGCGCTATGACGCTGCGGCGGCGCTGCCTTTAGTTAAGGCCGTGTCGCGCGAGCCGGCCGGTTGCCGCTGTGGCGAAGTGCTGCGCGGGTTGATTGTTCCTGCCGGTTGTCCGCATTTTGGCCAAAGCTGTACACCGGAGCACCCGGTGGGGGCGTGCATGGTCTCGGTGGAGGGCGCGTGCGCCGCCTGGTATAAATACGGTCAAGGACGGTGGCATTATGAATAA
- the hypE_1 gene encoding Carbamoyl dehydratase HypE: MNNRDERILLGHGSGGRLSHDLIKDILLPAFANPALAELHDGARLTAGGAKLAFTTDSYVVKPRFFPGGNIGKLAVCGTVNDLAVCGARPLYLSTGFIIEEGLPVSELREIVLAMRETARLAGVYIVTGDTKVVEKGAVDGMYINTAGIGLMLPHVDISARRVKPGQDIIVSGFLGDHAIAVMSERHGLTLPEKITSDCAPLNGLIQAILTEVPQVAMLRDPTRGGLATTLNEIAADAGLGMILEESAIPVRPEVAAVCDILGFDPLYLANEGKVIVFVEKEYSEKVLTIMKKDPLAASARVIGTVTGQLRGQVALRTTVGGIRLLDMLTGEQLPRIC, from the coding sequence ATGAATAACCGCGATGAACGTATCCTGCTTGGTCATGGCAGCGGCGGACGGCTTAGTCATGATCTGATCAAGGATATCCTGCTGCCGGCTTTCGCCAATCCGGCGCTGGCCGAACTCCATGACGGGGCGCGGCTTACTGCCGGCGGGGCCAAGCTGGCGTTTACCACTGACAGTTATGTGGTCAAGCCCCGCTTTTTTCCCGGCGGCAATATCGGCAAACTGGCGGTATGCGGTACAGTTAACGATTTGGCGGTGTGCGGAGCCAGGCCGCTGTATTTAAGCACCGGTTTCATTATTGAGGAAGGCCTGCCGGTGTCCGAACTCAGGGAAATTGTCCTGGCGATGCGTGAGACAGCCCGCCTGGCCGGAGTGTACATTGTTACCGGTGATACCAAGGTAGTGGAAAAGGGAGCTGTTGACGGTATGTACATTAATACTGCCGGTATCGGCCTGATGTTGCCGCATGTTGATATTTCAGCCAGGCGGGTCAAGCCCGGCCAGGATATTATTGTCAGCGGCTTTTTGGGCGACCATGCCATTGCGGTAATGAGTGAGCGTCACGGTCTGACGCTTCCGGAAAAAATCACCAGCGATTGTGCCCCGCTTAACGGTCTCATCCAAGCCATTCTGACCGAAGTGCCGCAGGTAGCCATGCTGCGCGACCCGACCCGGGGCGGGTTGGCGACAACGTTGAACGAAATTGCTGCTGATGCCGGGCTGGGCATGATTTTGGAGGAAAGTGCCATTCCGGTGCGGCCTGAGGTGGCGGCCGTCTGTGATATATTGGGATTTGACCCTTTATATCTCGCTAATGAAGGAAAAGTAATTGTATTTGTCGAAAAAGAATATAGTGAAAAAGTTCTGACGATAATGAAAAAAGATCCATTGGCGGCTTCGGCCCGGGTAATCGGGACAGTGACCGGACAACTCAGGGGACAAGTGGCACTGAGGACAACGGTCGGGGGAATTCGCCTGTTAGATATGCTAACAGGCGAACAATTGCCGCGGATCTGCTGA
- the moaA_4 gene encoding GTP 3',8-cyclase: MQVHKFYLNGLYIILDINSGAVHIVDKLVYDIMDIFNGANDADVIARLKDQYDQAAVSEALTELHELIKAGQLFAPELTVPLTFSDKPLVKSLCLHVAHDCNLRCGYCFAGTGDFGHSRGLMPKEVGELAVEFIINNSGQRRNCELDFFGGEPLLNMDTVRHVVSYVRKREAETGKVFKLTLTTNAVLLTDAIIEYLNANNISLVLSLDGRAETHDRMRPYVDGSGSFGDAARLAKQAADSRGGQNYYLRGTFTAYNLDFAADVLSMADMGFSQLSVEPVVAKDTDYALTEAHLPELFRQYEILAREYLERKLAGNGFDFFHFNLDLSNGPCVAKRLSGCGAGHEYFAVTPDGDLYPCHQFVGRDEYLLGNVREGVKNTELPAKFRQAHVLNKPTCRECWARFYCSGGCHANADLFHHNLNQPYELGCELQKKRLECAIMIQAKLALAALD, encoded by the coding sequence ATGCAGGTTCATAAGTTTTATTTGAACGGTTTATACATTATTTTGGATATTAATAGCGGCGCCGTGCATATTGTTGACAAATTGGTATATGATATAATGGATATTTTTAACGGTGCGAACGATGCTGATGTTATTGCCCGGCTTAAGGATCAATATGACCAGGCAGCTGTCAGTGAGGCGCTGACCGAACTGCATGAGCTTATCAAGGCCGGACAGTTGTTTGCGCCTGAACTTACGGTGCCCTTGACCTTTAGCGATAAGCCACTGGTTAAATCATTGTGCCTGCATGTTGCCCATGACTGCAACCTGCGTTGTGGCTATTGCTTTGCCGGGACGGGCGACTTCGGCCATAGCCGCGGGCTGATGCCCAAGGAAGTCGGCGAGCTGGCCGTTGAGTTTATTATTAACAACAGCGGGCAGCGGCGCAACTGTGAACTGGACTTTTTCGGCGGGGAACCGCTGTTAAATATGGATACCGTCCGCCATGTCGTTAGTTATGTCCGAAAACGCGAAGCCGAGACCGGCAAGGTGTTCAAACTGACGCTGACCACCAATGCTGTGCTGTTAACTGACGCAATCATTGAGTACTTGAATGCCAACAATATCAGCCTGGTTCTCAGTCTGGACGGCCGGGCCGAGACGCATGACCGCATGCGTCCGTATGTTGACGGCAGCGGCAGTTTCGGCGATGCGGCCAGGTTGGCCAAGCAGGCCGCCGATTCACGCGGTGGACAAAACTATTATCTGCGCGGGACATTTACGGCGTATAACCTTGATTTTGCCGCTGATGTGCTGTCCATGGCCGATATGGGGTTTAGTCAACTGTCGGTTGAGCCGGTCGTTGCCAAAGATACCGATTATGCTTTGACTGAGGCTCATCTGCCGGAACTGTTCCGGCAATATGAAATTTTGGCCCGGGAATATCTTGAACGTAAGCTTGCCGGTAACGGGTTTGACTTTTTTCACTTTAACCTGGATTTGAGCAACGGTCCGTGTGTGGCCAAGCGGCTAAGCGGCTGTGGCGCAGGACATGAGTATTTTGCGGTAACCCCTGACGGTGATTTATACCCCTGCCACCAGTTTGTCGGGCGGGATGAATACCTGCTGGGCAACGTAAGAGAAGGCGTTAAAAATACTGAGTTGCCGGCAAAATTCCGTCAGGCTCATGTGCTCAACAAACCAACCTGCCGGGAATGCTGGGCCAGATTCTATTGCAGCGGCGGCTGTCACGCCAATGCCGACCTGTTCCACCATAACCTGAATCAGCCGTATGAACTGGGGTGCGAACTGCAGAAAAAACGTCTGGAATGCGCCATCATGATTCAGGCTAAGCTGGCGTTGGCGGCTTTGGATTAA